One window of the Buchnera aphidicola (Shivaphis celti) genome contains the following:
- the tig gene encoding trigger factor, with protein sequence MQFILEKMENFHQKLKITIPFNKIAELKKQEIIKLRKNTTMNGFRKNKIPIEIIKKKYKNQIENNVINEIIYNNFKKIIKKKNIQVINTPKIQINQYHKQSDFIFSIYFESLPEINLKSLKKIEIDVPIIEISTTDIEHYINTFRKKKIIWINKKDQIVENDQIKIDYTVFIKNKEIHKNRIKFIYKKNQFIPEFTAVISHKKCGDQFTIEKKIPKEHPDINLCGKTVYIKIFIQTIKYKQYIYSAKEYMTKIKKKYNFRNNQELFSYIKKKLEKKKIYFQENYLKYQLINKLKKTNFFNIPENILQKEYVNENKKRRKKYVTENGNILEIKYYQNLNKKIDEQLKIEILIKVIAHQKNITVTKKEIEEYIKNITKKKKYFIEITKNIQQKEMINNYIKKIIFEKKIINFSLKIFKINYMHCNLKKII encoded by the coding sequence ATGCAATTTATATTAGAAAAAATGGAAAATTTCCACCAAAAATTAAAAATTACTATACCATTTAACAAAATTGCTGAATTAAAAAAACAAGAAATAATTAAATTAAGAAAAAATACCACAATGAATGGATTTAGAAAAAATAAAATTCCTATCGAAATTATAAAAAAAAAATATAAAAATCAAATTGAAAATAACGTAATTAATGAAATTATTTACAATAATTTTAAAAAAATAATAAAAAAAAAAAATATCCAAGTGATTAACACTCCTAAAATCCAAATTAATCAATATCACAAACAGTCTGATTTTATTTTTTCAATTTATTTTGAATCTTTGCCTGAAATTAATTTGAAAAGTTTAAAAAAAATAGAAATAGATGTACCAATAATTGAAATATCTACAACAGACATAGAACATTATATAAATACTTTTAGAAAAAAAAAAATTATATGGATAAACAAAAAAGATCAAATTGTTGAAAATGATCAAATAAAAATAGATTACACAGTATTTATAAAAAATAAAGAAATTCATAAAAATAGAATAAAATTTATTTATAAAAAAAACCAATTCATTCCAGAATTTACAGCAGTCATATCTCATAAAAAATGTGGAGACCAATTTACAATAGAAAAAAAAATCCCAAAAGAACATCCAGACATCAATTTATGCGGGAAAACAGTATATATAAAAATATTTATTCAAACTATAAAATATAAACAATACATATATTCAGCAAAAGAATATATGACAAAAATAAAAAAAAAATACAATTTTCGTAACAATCAAGAACTATTTTCTTATATTAAGAAAAAACTAGAAAAAAAAAAAATATATTTTCAAGAAAACTATTTAAAATATCAATTAATAAACAAGCTAAAAAAAACAAATTTTTTTAATATTCCTGAAAATATTTTACAGAAAGAATATGTAAATGAAAATAAGAAAAGAAGAAAAAAATATGTTACAGAAAATGGAAATATATTAGAAATAAAATATTACCAAAACCTTAATAAAAAAATTGATGAACAATTAAAAATAGAAATATTAATAAAAGTAATAGCACATCAAAAAAACATCACTGTTACAAAAAAAGAAATAGAAGAATATATAAAAAACATCACCAAAAAGAAAAAATATTTTATCGAAATAACTAAAAATATACAACAAAAAGAAATGATAAATAATTATATTAAAAAAATTATTTTTGAAAAAAAAATTATAAATTTTTCGTTAAAAATATTTAAAATCAATTATATGCACTGTAACTTAAAAAAAATTATTTAA
- the lon gene encoding endopeptidase La, which yields MNSECSKYIKIPILPLRDIVIYPNIIIPLFVGRKKSIQCIEYSIKKDKQIMLVTQKKSTIENPEIHQLFNIGTISKILQMFTLPDGTIKILVKGLKRAKIYSINDQGKFLTGEIQYINSYTVNEKENKVLMKLAIEIFEKYLSFNQQIPMEIVNSLQEVKNASKLSNIISSHLSLKLYDKQKILEMSDVNKKLEYLILTLKSEIDLFEIEKKIRHRIQNNMEKNQKEYYLNEQIKAIKKELGEIDNTKKEYEVLKNKIHTLKLPKTVRKKALGELKRLKMMSTISAEASVIRGYIEWILQIPWSIKSRIKKNIQQAKKILDKDHFGLKKVKNRILEYLAVQTRTKNKAKGPILCLVGPPGVGKTSLGKSIAKATGRKYTKMALGGIRDEAEIRGHRKTYIGSLPGKIMQNMAQVGVKNPLFLLDEIDKISNDTRVDPTSALLEVLDPEQNKNFNDHYLELDYDLSEVMFIATANSTNIPNPLLDRMEIIYVSSYTEEEKFNIAKNYLKPKQIKRHSLKNEEINITDNVLKNIINYYTREAGVRNLEKEIAKICRKVIKNIVMDTSIKNINIHSKNLKKYLGVKKFYYGKIQNKNQIGQVNGLAWTEIGGELLTIETACVPGKGKLIYTGSLGEVMQESIQTALTVVRSQSVRLNIQSNFYEKYDIHVHIPEGATPKDGPSAGIAICTALVSILTKNPVKLDIAMTGEITLNGNVLTIGGLKEKLLAAHRGGVKTIIIPYKNKYHLTEISQKILLKLNIHPVKNIKEVLLIALKNPPYKNNI from the coding sequence ATGAATTCTGAATGTTCTAAATATATTAAAATACCTATCTTGCCATTAAGAGATATCGTTATATATCCAAATATCATAATACCATTATTTGTTGGTCGAAAAAAATCTATTCAATGTATAGAATATTCCATAAAAAAAGACAAACAAATCATGTTAGTTACACAAAAAAAATCTACAATAGAAAATCCAGAAATACATCAATTATTTAATATTGGTACAATTTCAAAAATATTACAAATGTTTACACTACCAGATGGAACAATAAAGATTTTAGTAAAAGGATTAAAAAGAGCAAAAATTTATTCAATAAATGATCAGGGAAAGTTTTTAACTGGAGAAATTCAATACATTAATTCTTACACAGTAAACGAAAAAGAAAATAAGGTATTGATGAAATTAGCTATAGAAATATTTGAAAAATACTTAAGTTTTAACCAACAAATTCCTATGGAAATTGTAAATTCATTACAAGAAGTCAAAAACGCATCAAAATTATCTAATATAATATCGTCACATCTTTCTTTAAAATTATATGATAAACAAAAAATTTTAGAAATGTCTGATGTAAACAAAAAACTAGAATATTTAATTCTAACTTTAAAATCAGAAATTGATTTATTTGAAATTGAAAAGAAAATAAGACATCGAATACAAAATAACATGGAAAAAAACCAAAAAGAATACTATTTAAATGAACAAATAAAAGCCATAAAAAAAGAATTAGGAGAAATAGATAACACAAAAAAAGAATACGAAGTACTAAAAAATAAAATTCATACATTAAAACTACCAAAAACAGTACGAAAAAAAGCATTAGGAGAGTTAAAAAGACTGAAAATGATGTCTACAATATCTGCAGAAGCATCTGTAATAAGAGGATATATTGAATGGATACTACAAATCCCATGGTCTATCAAAAGCAGAATAAAAAAAAATATCCAACAGGCAAAAAAAATATTAGATAAAGATCATTTTGGTTTAAAAAAAGTAAAAAATAGGATATTAGAATACTTAGCTGTACAAACAAGAACTAAAAATAAAGCGAAAGGACCAATACTATGTTTAGTAGGACCTCCAGGTGTAGGAAAAACTTCTTTAGGAAAATCTATTGCTAAAGCAACAGGAAGAAAATATACTAAAATGGCTCTTGGAGGTATAAGAGACGAAGCAGAAATTAGAGGACATCGTAAAACATATATTGGTTCCCTTCCAGGAAAAATTATGCAGAATATGGCTCAGGTCGGTGTAAAAAATCCATTATTTTTATTAGATGAAATCGACAAAATATCTAATGATACTAGAGTAGATCCTACTTCTGCTTTACTTGAAGTGTTAGACCCTGAACAAAATAAAAATTTTAACGATCATTACTTAGAATTAGATTATGACTTATCAGAAGTCATGTTTATTGCTACTGCTAATTCAACAAACATTCCCAATCCATTACTAGATAGAATGGAAATAATTTATGTTTCAAGTTATACTGAAGAAGAAAAATTTAATATAGCTAAAAATTACCTAAAACCTAAACAAATTAAAAGACATTCTCTAAAAAACGAAGAAATAAATATTACAGATAACGTTCTAAAAAATATTATAAATTATTATACACGAGAGGCAGGAGTACGAAATTTAGAAAAAGAAATAGCAAAAATATGTAGAAAAGTAATAAAAAATATTGTTATGGATACTTCAATTAAAAATATTAATATTCATAGTAAAAATTTAAAAAAATACCTTGGTGTAAAAAAATTTTACTATGGTAAAATTCAAAATAAAAATCAAATTGGACAAGTCAATGGATTAGCATGGACAGAAATTGGAGGAGAATTATTAACAATCGAAACAGCATGTGTACCCGGTAAAGGAAAATTAATTTATACAGGATCGTTGGGAGAAGTAATGCAAGAATCTATACAAACAGCACTTACTGTAGTACGATCACAGTCTGTTAGATTAAATATTCAATCTAACTTTTATGAAAAATATGATATACATGTACATATTCCAGAGGGAGCAACGCCAAAAGATGGACCAAGTGCAGGAATCGCAATATGTACAGCATTGGTATCTATATTAACAAAAAATCCAGTAAAATTAGACATCGCGATGACAGGAGAAATTACATTAAATGGAAATGTCCTAACTATTGGAGGATTAAAAGAAAAATTGCTTGCAGCACACCGAGGGGGTGTAAAAACTATTATTATACCGTATAAAAATAAATACCATTTAACAGAAATATCTCAAAAAATACTACTGAAATTAAATATACATCCTGTAAAAAATATAAAAGAAGTGTTATTAATTGCTTTAAAAAATCCACCTTATAAAAATAACATATAA
- a CDS encoding BolA family protein yields the protein MIIKKIKKFFFTQIIKIYDNSIYHRMHDDKKHLSILIVSDDFHNMKMIERHQKIYKLLRKEMKNEIYALSIHTYTMQEWKKKNKKMNHIRCINKNI from the coding sequence ATGATTATAAAAAAAATAAAAAAATTTTTTTTTACTCAAATTATAAAAATATACGATAACAGTATATATCATCGCATGCATGATGATAAAAAACATTTATCAATACTAATTGTAAGTGATGATTTTCACAATATGAAAATGATTGAAAGACATCAAAAAATATATAAATTATTAAGAAAAGAAATGAAAAATGAAATATACGCATTATCAATACATACATATACTATGCAAGAATGGAAAAAAAAAAATAAAAAAATGAATCATATAAGATGTATAAATAAAAATATTTAA
- the cyoA gene encoding ubiquinol oxidase subunit II, producing the protein MNIKNIFEIIVLIFGIFILSCFHGSIIHPVEVISIQQYKLIWIVFFAMSILVIPVILMTLFFVYNYQDNKMNTYRPDWSHSVRIELIIWTVPIIIILFLGFIAWNTSHQLDPRRRIVTRNQPIVINVVALNWRWLFIYPHEKIATINEIVIPDNTPVIFNITSHSVMSAFFIPRLGSQVYAMPKMFKHLNLIAKFPGKYNGFSSNYNGAGFSNMKFRVIVVPKFYTFYKWKNHLKKFSHALNNFQNIRSILKLNTSRKIEYFYYYDTKLLNYVISCK; encoded by the coding sequence ATGAATATAAAAAATATTTTTGAAATTATTGTTTTAATTTTTGGGATATTTATTTTAAGTTGTTTCCATGGTTCTATTATACATCCAGTTGAGGTAATATCTATTCAACAATATAAACTCATTTGGATTGTTTTTTTTGCAATGTCAATTTTAGTTATACCAGTTATTTTAATGACTTTATTTTTTGTATATAATTACCAAGATAATAAAATGAATACTTATCGTCCAGATTGGTCGCATTCTGTTAGAATAGAATTAATTATTTGGACAGTTCCTATTATTATAATTTTATTTCTTGGTTTTATTGCATGGAATACTTCACATCAATTAGATCCTAGAAGAAGAATTGTTACAAGAAATCAACCTATTGTAATTAATGTTGTTGCATTAAATTGGAGGTGGTTATTTATATATCCTCATGAAAAAATTGCTACAATTAATGAAATTGTTATTCCAGACAATACTCCAGTTATTTTTAATATTACTTCTCATTCTGTTATGAGCGCTTTCTTTATTCCTCGTTTAGGTAGTCAAGTTTATGCTATGCCAAAAATGTTTAAGCATTTAAATTTAATTGCTAAATTTCCAGGAAAATATAATGGTTTTTCTTCAAATTATAACGGAGCAGGATTTTCTAATATGAAATTTCGTGTTATTGTCGTTCCAAAGTTTTATACATTTTATAAATGGAAAAATCATCTAAAAAAATTTTCACATGCATTAAATAATTTTCAAAACATTCGTAGCATTTTAAAATTGAATACATCGAGAAAAATTGAATATTTTTACTATTATGATACGAAATTACTGAATTATGTAATTAGTTGTAAATAA
- the cyoB gene encoding cytochrome o ubiquinol oxidase subunit I gives MFGKLTLKDIPYHEPIIIITCMIIFFISFFVFLQITKLRKWKYLWLHWLTSVDHKKISIMYLVLALIMLFRGFTDALMMRLQQFFASSNGNGFLPPHHYDQIFTVHGVIMIFFVAMPLIFSLMNFIIPLQIGARDVAFPVLNNLSFWFTASSAILLNFSLIIGEFARTGWLAYPPLSEIQYSPGVGVDYWIWSLQIAGIGTTLSGINFIVTILKMRAPGMNMFKMPVFIWTTLCSNVLIIASFPVLTMTLILLSLDRYLGFHFFTNDLNGNSMMYVNLIWIWGHPEVYILILPAFGVFSEVVATFSQKKLFGYYSLVWATIAITILSFIVWLHHFFTMGAGSNVNAFFGITTMIIAIPTGVKIFNWLFTLYQGRIKLHSAMLWTIGFLVTFTIGGMAGVVLSIPAIDFLLHNSVFLVAHFHTVIIGGVVFGCFAGINYWFPKFFGFKLNEYWGKISFYFWFIGFFVAFMPLYYLGFMGMTRRLGQNINHNFHFMLFIAAIGSFLILIGIICQIIQLYISIKYKKFYIDNSGDPWNGRTLEWSTSSPPPVYNFSHIPHVIDVDDFWYKKKNNLLNRNNIYHNIHIPENTALGVILGIFSLLFGFSMIWYIWWMCIFSVFFVIVIFYIYMCKKEKFIYIKSMKIKEIEDKYFINYKKK, from the coding sequence ATGTTTGGAAAATTAACTTTAAAAGATATTCCTTATCATGAACCTATTATTATAATCACTTGTATGATCATTTTTTTCATTAGTTTTTTTGTTTTTTTACAGATTACTAAATTAAGAAAATGGAAATATTTATGGTTGCATTGGTTAACTTCTGTGGATCATAAAAAAATTTCTATTATGTATCTTGTTTTAGCTTTAATTATGTTGTTTAGAGGTTTTACTGATGCTTTAATGATGCGTTTACAACAATTTTTTGCTTCTTCGAATGGAAATGGTTTTTTACCTCCTCATCATTATGATCAAATTTTTACTGTGCATGGGGTAATTATGATTTTTTTTGTCGCTATGCCTTTAATTTTTTCATTGATGAATTTTATTATACCTTTGCAAATTGGAGCAAGAGATGTTGCATTTCCTGTTTTAAATAACTTAAGTTTTTGGTTTACTGCTAGTAGTGCAATTTTATTAAATTTTTCGTTAATTATTGGTGAATTTGCTAGAACAGGTTGGTTGGCATATCCCCCACTTTCTGAAATTCAATATAGTCCTGGAGTAGGAGTAGATTATTGGATTTGGAGCTTACAAATTGCTGGAATTGGAACAACTCTTAGTGGAATTAATTTCATTGTTACAATTTTAAAAATGAGAGCACCTGGTATGAATATGTTTAAAATGCCAGTGTTTATTTGGACAACCCTATGTTCTAATGTTTTAATTATAGCCTCTTTCCCTGTATTAACTATGACTTTAATACTACTTAGTCTAGACCGTTATTTAGGATTCCATTTTTTTACTAATGATTTAAATGGTAATTCTATGATGTATGTTAATTTAATTTGGATATGGGGACATCCAGAAGTTTATATTTTAATTTTGCCTGCATTTGGAGTATTTTCTGAAGTAGTAGCAACATTTTCTCAGAAAAAATTATTTGGTTATTATTCTCTTGTTTGGGCAACTATAGCAATTACAATACTATCTTTTATAGTATGGTTACATCATTTTTTTACAATGGGGGCGGGATCTAATGTAAATGCATTTTTTGGAATTACTACTATGATAATCGCCATACCTACAGGAGTAAAAATATTTAATTGGTTATTTACATTGTATCAAGGTCGTATTAAGCTACATTCAGCTATGTTATGGACTATTGGTTTTTTAGTAACATTTACTATTGGTGGTATGGCAGGTGTGGTTCTTTCAATTCCAGCAATTGATTTTTTATTACATAATAGTGTATTTTTAGTAGCACATTTTCATACTGTTATTATTGGAGGAGTTGTTTTTGGTTGTTTTGCTGGGATTAATTATTGGTTTCCTAAATTTTTTGGATTTAAATTAAATGAATACTGGGGTAAAATATCTTTTTATTTTTGGTTTATTGGATTTTTTGTTGCTTTTATGCCATTGTATTATTTAGGATTTATGGGAATGACTCGTCGTCTTGGTCAAAATATTAATCATAATTTTCATTTTATGTTATTTATTGCTGCTATTGGATCGTTTTTAATTTTGATAGGAATTATTTGTCAGATTATACAGTTATATATTTCCATTAAATATAAAAAATTTTATATTGATAATAGCGGAGATCCTTGGAATGGTAGAACTTTAGAGTGGAGTACTTCTTCTCCTCCTCCAGTATATAATTTTTCTCATATTCCTCATGTTATAGATGTAGATGATTTTTGGTATAAAAAGAAAAATAATTTGTTAAATAGAAATAATATATATCATAATATACATATTCCTGAAAATACTGCTTTAGGAGTAATATTAGGAATTTTTTCTTTATTATTTGGATTTTCCATGATATGGTATATTTGGTGGATGTGTATTTTTTCTGTTTTTTTTGTTATTGTTATATTTTATATATATATGTGTAAAAAAGAAAAATTTATTTATATAAAAAGTATGAAAATTAAAGAAATAGAGGATAAATATTTTATAAATTATAAAAAAAAGTAA
- the clpP gene encoding ATP-dependent Clp endopeptidase proteolytic subunit ClpP — protein MLKNQEKTKINDHLIPTVIEKTNLTERSYDIYSRLLKERIIFITGTIEDSMSNTIIAQMLFLESENPKKDIFLYINSPGGVVTAGMSIYDTMQFIQPEINTICIGQACSMAAVLLCSGTKKKRFSLNHSRIMIHQPLGGYQGQVSDIMIHTKEMIKTKNTINKILALHTGKKVEQIEEDTERDCFFNAKESIQYGLIDEILKKKK, from the coding sequence ATGTTAAAAAATCAAGAAAAAACAAAAATAAACGACCATTTGATTCCAACAGTCATAGAAAAAACTAACTTGACGGAAAGATCATATGATATATATTCAAGACTACTGAAAGAACGAATTATTTTTATTACAGGTACAATTGAAGATAGTATGTCTAATACTATTATTGCACAAATGTTATTTCTTGAATCAGAAAATCCAAAAAAAGATATTTTTTTGTATATTAATTCTCCAGGTGGAGTAGTAACTGCAGGAATGTCTATTTATGACACCATGCAATTCATTCAACCAGAAATTAATACCATATGTATTGGACAAGCATGTTCCATGGCTGCAGTTTTATTATGCTCTGGGACAAAAAAAAAAAGATTTAGCTTAAATCATTCAAGAATTATGATTCATCAACCATTAGGAGGATATCAAGGACAAGTATCTGACATTATGATACATACCAAAGAAATGATTAAAACAAAAAATACAATCAATAAAATTCTTGCATTACATACAGGAAAAAAAGTTGAACAAATTGAAGAAGATACAGAAAGAGATTGTTTTTTCAATGCAAAAGAATCAATACAATATGGTTTAATCGATGAAATATTAAAAAAAAAGAAATAA